CAGTAAATTCTGTCATACTATCATCAACAGTAGCTGTATCTACATCAGCATATGTGTAGTAAGCAGCAAAATCAGCTATATTTTCCATATTGTAAGAAGCATCGATATGGAAAGAATCAGCACCTGCTCGTCCTACCCATCCATAGTTCCACCATGCTTCTGTATATAGTTTTGTCTGTTGTCCTGCAACATTTGCAACTTGTACAGCTCCATCTTCGTCTGCTGATGAATAAGATGCTGAAACATTGAGGTTTTCCATACCATAACCTACTTTAACTGCCCATGCTGAAGCATTATCAGCCCCTGTTGCTTCTGGGTCAATATTTGCGTACTGTACACCGAATGTAAGACCAGACGCAACTTCTTTAAGATCTACATCAGCCTGAAGCCACCATGCAGTTGCTACTTCTGCTACATTGTAATACCATACTTGTGCAGTCGTATTTGGAATTGCTTTTGTAATAGCACCTACTGCATATGCTCCTTCAGTTGCAAATGTTGTAAAAGGATCTGTAGATGCATTTGCAGTATTTACTATGCCAGCATATGCACCAGATGTAGTTGTGCCTAAGCTTCCTGCATTGTTTCCTTGTCCAATCCAAGCAGCTACCAAAGTTGTTTGAGGAAGATCATTGTTCAAAACGACAGCAGCATCAAAAGTATTTTTAGCTATTGACCATTTTTCAGTAAATGCCAAAGGTGTATCAATTTCTTGCCGTCCTAGTTTTACTGTAGTGTTGCCGATAGTTTTTGCTAGCCAAGCTTCACTTACCCACCATTGATTTTGAGCATTACCTTCCCAAACATTAGAAACGAGATTATTTTCAAGGCCAAGGGTATCGAGCATAGTGATAGCCAACTTGGCTTTAGCTCCATCACCAACATCAGCTGTAGCTGCTAAATCAAGAGCAACTTGACCTGCAGAATTTGCTTGATCAAATAGATCATTATTTCCACTATCATCAGTTCCATAGTAAAGTTTTGCATCTCCACTAAATTTTACATTTTGTACATCAGCGAATGCACTTACGCCTAGTGCTACGATCGCAGCAAGACTCAATTTTGCCAGTTTCATTCGTACTCCTTTTTCAAGTTTGATTTGTCAAAGGGTATTATAGCGCCCTTATCCTTAAATTTAAATTATCTTATCTTTACTTTAAGCGATCCCAAAGTATACAGGTTTTGCCATCAATCTCTTCTACTTCAGCCAAGCCCATGATGTGATATCCGGCATCTACATAGTGTACTTCCCCTGTCACTCCGCTGGCAAGATCACTGAGCAGATACATAGCACTGTTGCCCACTTCATCGATAGTAACGTTTTTTCGAAGGGGTGCGTTAACTTCGTTCCACTTTAGAATCGTTCGAAAATCGCCTATTCCGCTTGCAGCCAGCGTCTTGATAGGCCCAGCACTTACTGCATTGACTCGAATGCCTTGTGGGCCAAGATCTGCCGCAAGATACCGTACACTCGCCTCCAGTGCCGCTTTTGCTACACCCATCACATTATAGTGGGGAATGTATCGTACAGCTCCAAGATAACTCAGTGTAAGGACGCTTCCCCCTTCATTCATATACGGAAGCACTGTTCGAGTAAGTTCCAAAAGGGAATAGACAGAGATATTCATCGCTATTTCAAAAGCCTCTTTGGTTGTATTGACAAATCGACCATCAAGAGCTTCTCTTGGCGCGAACGCTACAGAATGTACCAAGAAATCAATCTTACCTAAATCTTTCTCTATAGACTTTTGAAGATTCTCAAAATGCTCCGGCTTGCTTACATCAAGTTCATAGATTTTATCGCTGCCAAACTCTTTTGCAATCGGTTCTACCCTTTTTTTGATGGCATCATTAAGATAGGTAAAGGCAAGTTCCGCACCCTCTCGATGACACGCTTTCGCGATGCCATAGGCAATCGATTTATTATTTGCAACTCCTACAATCAGTCCCTTTTTCCCTTCCATCAACCCCATTATCTCATCTCCTTTGCTATTTCTATCATCTTTATAAAATTCTCTACATCCCAACTTGCTGTACCAATGAGCGCTCCATCACATTTTGGTATGGAAAGCACCTCTTTGATATTCACTGGCTTCACACTACCGCCATAAAGGAGTGGAGCATCTGTAAGTGATGCAAGATAAGCCAAAACCTCCTCTATCTCTTCCGGTTTTGCAGCAACTCCCGTACCAATAGCCCATACGGGCTCATAGGCGATTACGAGATTTTCATAGTTTGTATCGATACCTTCAAGCTGACTTTGTAAAAGCTCTTGAATTGCCAAAAAACCTTTTTGCCTGGTTTGTAGCGTCTCTCCAAGACAGTAGTAGATCGTAAAGCCTCTTTCTTTATAGAATGCAAACTTTTTGGCAATAAGCTCTTGTGATTCATTAAATATATGCCTTCGCTCACTATGTCCCAAAAGAAGCGTTGTTATGCCAAATTCTTGAAGTTGCTCCAAACCTATTTCGCCTGTAAAAGAGCCATGCTCAGCAGCATAGGCATTTTGTGCCCCGATAGTGACAAATGTTTCATACTGATCAAGAGCAGTTGCTGGTGGAAAGAGGGCAATATCAATGCCGGATTGTTTTCCATATGCATTGAGCCTCTGGATATACTCTTTCGTAGAAGCTCGTGTGTGGTTCATCTTGAAGTTGGCTGCAAGTATCATGACGCACCTACTTCCAACGCTTTGATACCTGGAAGCTCTTTTCCTTCCAAAAGTTCAAGGCTCGCTCCACCACCAGTCGAGATAAATGTCATCTCGTCTACCACACCCGCTTTGCTGATCAAACTTGCGGTATCTCCACCCCCAATGATCTTTGTTGCAAAACTTTCTGCTACAAAGTTGGCCAGCTTTATACTGCCTCGCGCAAATTTATCGATCTCAAAAACCCCCATTGGACCATTCCATATAATTGTTTGCACCTCATCGAGTGCCTCTTTAAAGAGCCTCGTAGAGGCCGGACCAATATCGAGTCCCATCCATGTTTTTGGAATCTCTTGGAAAGTAACATACTTAACCGGCGCATTTGGATCAAGTTCGGGTGCAACGACAAAATCCACCGGAAGGTAAAGCTTCACGCCATTATTTCTGGCTTGATTTAAAATATTTTTTGCTTCTTCTATCAAATCATCTTCTACCAAACTTTTTCCAACCTCGTATCCCAAAGCTTTCAAAAAGGTAAAGGCCATCGCTCCACCAATAATCAGTTTATCCACTTTTGGTAAAAGATTGATCAAAGCACCAAGTTTTCCTGAAACCTTGCTTCCGCCAACAATGGCCATAAATGGTCTTGTCGGATTTTCCAATATTTTATAGAGATATTTGATCTCTTTTAAAAGCAAAAATCCAGCCGCTTTATGATCTTGATCATAAAATCGTGTAATTGCCTCAACTGAAGCGTGAGCTCTATGGCTGACACCAAAGGCATCATTGACATAAAATTCGCCAAACTGACTCAGCTCTTTTGCAAAATGTTCATCATTTTTCGTCTCACCCGGCTCAAATCGAAGATTTTCAAGGAGCAAAATTTCACCGGGCTGAAGATTGGAAAATTTCGCTTTTGCATCTTCACCCACTACATCTTGGGCCATTATAATATCTTGTTTCAAAAGTGTATGGAGTCTTTTGGCAACAGGTTTCAAAGAATACTTTTCATCAAATCCTTTCGGTCGTCCAAGATGGCTTCCAAGAACTATTTTACAGTCATGATCGAGGCAGTAGCGAATTGTCGGTAGGGCTTCTCTGATTCTTCGATCGTCTGTAATGTTGCCATACTCATCCAACGGGACATTAAAATCGCAACGGATAAATACCGAGTTTCCGGGTTTGAGATCAAGATCTTTAATCGATTTTATGTTCATGATACTCCTTTGTTATAAAGTGCGCCATATCCAAAAGACGGTTGGCATATCCCCATTCATTGTCATACCAGCTCATGACTTTCACCATGTCACCGCCTATCACCTGGGTCAAATCAAGGGCTACAATACTGCTAAAGCTTTTTCCCACCACATCTTGCGAAACCATGAAAGAGTCATCGACTCCCAGTATCCCTTTCATCGTTCCATTTGAAGCTTCGATAAAAAGCTCGTTTAGCTCCTCTTTTGTTGTACTCTTTTTCAGATGAAGATCCAGATCCATCAGTGAAACATCAGGCACCGGGACCCGAACGCTTCTGCCATGGAGTTTGCCTTGTAAATTTGGCAAAACCCTATGGATCGCTTTTGCTGCCCCTGTCGTTGTTGGCACCATATTCACCGCAGCGGCACGAGATCTTCTAATATCTCGTTGATGGTCGCTGTCAAGAAGATTTTGATCAATTGTGTAGCTATGGATTGTGGTCATAAGCCCTTTTTCAATGCCATAGGCTTCATCGATCAATTTGGCAATCGGAGCGAGGCAATTGGTGGTGCAGCTTGCGTTGGAGATGATCTCTTCGCCCTTGTAGTCTGAATGATTGACTCCATATACAAAGGTTACCGTTTCATCTGTTGCAGGAGCTGAAATAATCACTTTTTTGGCATAGCGAAGATGGCCGGATGCAAGATCGCTACTTAAAAATCGTCCAGTCGATTCGATCAAGACATCTACCTGCGGCAAGGGGATCTCTTTTGGTGATGAAGCGTGAGAAACATAAACCTCTTTCCCATCAATCTTCAACTTATCTTCATCCAAAGTCTCTACGGCATCTGGGAATGGACCATGGACAGAGTCGTATCGCAGAAGATATGCCATCATTGATGTATCCATCAAATCGTTGATAGCCACGAGTTCAAACCCATCTCTTTGGAAAAGATTCCTCGCTACCGCTCTTCCGATACGCCCAAAACCGTTGATCCCAATGCGTACAGCCATTCACCGCCTTCAAAAAATTTGATAGATTTTAACGAAAATTAACTATAATTTGGGTTAAATGAATAAGGTTAAAAAATGAAAATTGCAATTTTTGGCGGCAGTTTCGACCCACCCCATAAGGGTCATATCGCAATTGTAAAAAAAGCCCTTAAAGAACTGGATACAGACTATGTGATCATTGTTCCAACCTATCTCAATCCTTTCAAAACATCTTTTCAAGCTTCCCCATCGCTTCGTTTACGATGGCTAAGAAAGATATTTTTGCCATATGAGCGAGTCAAAATATGCGACTATGAAGTCCGAAAAGGTCGACCGACCTATGCTATAGAGACGGTAGAGTTTTTACGCAAAAAATATGCTCCAAAAAAGCTTTATTACATCATAGGAAGCGACAATATTCCGACACTTCACAAATGGTACAAGTATCAAAAACTATCTCACCTTGTAGAGTTCGTCGTCGCTACGAGAAAAGGGTACAAAGTATCAAAGAAATATAAAGTAATAGAGGTCCATGTAGATATCAGTTCAACTGAACTGAGAATTCATCCAAAAAAGCGCTATCTGCCACCAATTGTGGCAGAAGAGATTATTCGTTTTT
This region of Nitratiruptor sp. YY08-10 genomic DNA includes:
- the fabI gene encoding enoyl-ACP reductase FabI — protein: MGLMEGKKGLIVGVANNKSIAYGIAKACHREGAELAFTYLNDAIKKRVEPIAKEFGSDKIYELDVSKPEHFENLQKSIEKDLGKIDFLVHSVAFAPREALDGRFVNTTKEAFEIAMNISVYSLLELTRTVLPYMNEGGSVLTLSYLGAVRYIPHYNVMGVAKAALEASVRYLAADLGPQGIRVNAVSAGPIKTLAASGIGDFRTILKWNEVNAPLRKNVTIDEVGNSAMYLLSDLASGVTGEVHYVDAGYHIMGLAEVEEIDGKTCILWDRLK
- the pgk gene encoding phosphoglycerate kinase, producing the protein MMNIKSIKDLDLKPGNSVFIRCDFNVPLDEYGNITDDRRIREALPTIRYCLDHDCKIVLGSHLGRPKGFDEKYSLKPVAKRLHTLLKQDIIMAQDVVGEDAKAKFSNLQPGEILLLENLRFEPGETKNDEHFAKELSQFGEFYVNDAFGVSHRAHASVEAITRFYDQDHKAAGFLLLKEIKYLYKILENPTRPFMAIVGGSKVSGKLGALINLLPKVDKLIIGGAMAFTFLKALGYEVGKSLVEDDLIEEAKNILNQARNNGVKLYLPVDFVVAPELDPNAPVKYVTFQEIPKTWMGLDIGPASTRLFKEALDEVQTIIWNGPMGVFEIDKFARGSIKLANFVAESFATKIIGGGDTASLISKAGVVDEMTFISTGGGASLELLEGKELPGIKALEVGAS
- the nadD gene encoding nicotinate (nicotinamide) nucleotide adenylyltransferase, producing MKIAIFGGSFDPPHKGHIAIVKKALKELDTDYVIIVPTYLNPFKTSFQASPSLRLRWLRKIFLPYERVKICDYEVRKGRPTYAIETVEFLRKKYAPKKLYYIIGSDNIPTLHKWYKYQKLSHLVEFVVATRKGYKVSKKYKVIEVHVDISSTELRIHPKKRYLPPIVAEEIIRFYRS
- the gap gene encoding type I glyceraldehyde-3-phosphate dehydrogenase, giving the protein MAVRIGINGFGRIGRAVARNLFQRDGFELVAINDLMDTSMMAYLLRYDSVHGPFPDAVETLDEDKLKIDGKEVYVSHASSPKEIPLPQVDVLIESTGRFLSSDLASGHLRYAKKVIISAPATDETVTFVYGVNHSDYKGEEIISNASCTTNCLAPIAKLIDEAYGIEKGLMTTIHSYTIDQNLLDSDHQRDIRRSRAAAVNMVPTTTGAAKAIHRVLPNLQGKLHGRSVRVPVPDVSLMDLDLHLKKSTTKEELNELFIEASNGTMKGILGVDDSFMVSQDVVGKSFSSIVALDLTQVIGGDMVKVMSWYDNEWGYANRLLDMAHFITKEYHEHKID
- a CDS encoding triose-phosphate isomerase codes for the protein MILAANFKMNHTRASTKEYIQRLNAYGKQSGIDIALFPPATALDQYETFVTIGAQNAYAAEHGSFTGEIGLEQLQEFGITTLLLGHSERRHIFNESQELIAKKFAFYKERGFTIYYCLGETLQTRQKGFLAIQELLQSQLEGIDTNYENLVIAYEPVWAIGTGVAAKPEEIEEVLAYLASLTDAPLLYGGSVKPVNIKEVLSIPKCDGALIGTASWDVENFIKMIEIAKEMR
- a CDS encoding porin; translation: MKLAKLSLAAIVALGVSAFADVQNVKFSGDAKLYYGTDDSGNNDLFDQANSAGQVALDLAATADVGDGAKAKLAITMLDTLGLENNLVSNVWEGNAQNQWWVSEAWLAKTIGNTTVKLGRQEIDTPLAFTEKWSIAKNTFDAAVVLNNDLPQTTLVAAWIGQGNNAGSLGTTTSGAYAGIVNTANASTDPFTTFATEGAYAVGAITKAIPNTTAQVWYYNVAEVATAWWLQADVDLKEVASGLTFGVQYANIDPEATGADNASAWAVKVGYGMENLNVSASYSSADEDGAVQVANVAGQQTKLYTEAWWNYGWVGRAGADSFHIDASYNMENIADFAAYYTYADVDTATVDDSMTEFTVTASKSFGSLDATVAYIYTDIDSATDDVNTIQVYLTYNF